The genome window CTGCAAACTCAGTATTAGTGCCATTTTTGAAGGCATCCAAAATGCCTTGTTTTACTTCTACGTTAGCTTGCCATTGGCCGCTTTCGTTTTGTGATGCTGCGCGTACTGCGCCCGATTCTAAATTATTTAATAGTTCTAACCAGCTCATTATAAAAACCTGTATTTAATGCCAAGATAAAATGGTGTTGTTTGCAGTTGTGATGCAATCGGTTTGAGTTAACTCAAGGTGTGTTAAAGGTGGACGAAGTTGCGGGCTGCTTAAGCGACCTTGCAAATGCATCAATACCTTTACGGGAATAGGGTTTGCGACAGCAAATAGGCTACTAATAGCGCTTGACCACTGGGCAAATAAATTAGGGTGTTGACCACTTAAGCTGCGTTTAACAAACTCATGAGTTTGTGCGGGCCATGCATTTGCAGCTACCGACACCAAACCTTTTGCGCCAGCTTGGGCAAAATAAGGCATCAGCGCATCGTCGCCACTAAAAATAGCTAAATTAGGCGCAGCTTGGCGATAAGCTTCAAACTGAGCAATGCTGCCGCTCGCTTCTTTTAACGCCCATAAATTTTTATTATTTTGTAAGTTTTGAATTGTTGCCGTTGGAATGCTAACAGCACTTCGACCCGGTACGTTATAAAGCATACACGGGTGAACACTTGCATTAAGTAGGCTT of Pseudoalteromonas arctica A 37-1-2 contains these proteins:
- the dapA gene encoding 4-hydroxy-tetrahydrodipicolinate synthase codes for the protein MINNFNLNDYSLWTALVTPFDQHGDVDYNTLTKLVSDQEAAHNGILLLGSTGEGLALTLKEQQAIVEHVCQLKPAVPLMVAVGGSNLKQQIEWVNYCNTLPIHSFLLGSPLYAKPGAIGQTHWFESLLNASVHPCMLYNVPGRSAVSIPTATIQNLQNNKNLWALKEASGSIAQFEAYRQAAPNLAIFSGDDALMPYFAQAGAKGLVSVAANAWPAQTHEFVKRSLSGQHPNLFAQWSSAISSLFAVANPIPVKVLMHLQGRLSSPQLRPPLTHLELTQTDCITTANNTILSWH